From one Deltaproteobacteria bacterium genomic stretch:
- a CDS encoding response regulator — translation MADKVHILIVDDSRHTRKLFTDILEGEGYATSMASDGVEALQFLSANEPDLILLDMVMPRMDGLATLAQMRRMGMDSKVILITSITQSAVIASCMKHGVNEFIVKPINKEELLAKISFVLGGPSPAVQENSMSFAALFVGRERVAEEVRKMVPGNIHLECCSGKRNAERICADQRFDRIILGSLHPPTDVLPLLKELRAVQPSASIHVVYLRSELNPGTRCVSDGFDGFLLKPLSKSQVSGVLDTDPEIPKILDIEDYVIELSPPQPGGSLEMTYFEPMPELMRKAVNQVADAQFDCVVFDVSKAPLTSRLIDAIVGPLKEAEGRGLEPRIVGPDSLESVIKNHKVGSGFSVHRTVSEAIIALDERFS, via the coding sequence ATGGCGGATAAGGTACACATATTAATCGTCGACGACAGTCGTCACACGAGAAAGCTGTTTACAGATATTCTCGAAGGGGAGGGCTACGCCACGTCGATGGCCAGCGACGGTGTGGAAGCCTTGCAGTTTTTAAGCGCGAATGAACCCGATTTGATTCTCCTCGACATGGTAATGCCACGTATGGATGGCCTGGCGACGTTGGCTCAAATGCGCCGGATGGGCATGGACTCCAAAGTTATCTTGATTACGAGTATTACCCAGTCTGCCGTGATTGCCAGCTGCATGAAGCATGGGGTGAATGAATTCATCGTCAAACCCATCAATAAAGAAGAGCTTTTAGCGAAGATTTCCTTTGTGTTGGGAGGGCCATCTCCAGCTGTTCAAGAAAACTCGATGAGCTTCGCCGCGCTATTTGTGGGTCGAGAACGCGTTGCTGAAGAAGTCCGAAAGATGGTTCCCGGGAATATTCACTTGGAATGTTGCTCCGGTAAGCGCAATGCCGAGCGGATATGCGCCGACCAGCGCTTTGACCGAATTATTCTAGGGTCTCTCCATCCGCCAACTGATGTGCTGCCCCTTCTCAAAGAGCTTCGGGCCGTTCAACCCTCCGCTTCGATTCACGTGGTGTATCTGAGAAGTGAACTCAACCCTGGTACACGCTGCGTATCCGATGGGTTTGACGGCTTTCTACTTAAACCGTTGAGCAAGTCTCAGGTAAGCGGCGTATTGGACACAGATCCCGAGATACCGAAGATTCTGGACATTGAGGATTATGTGATTGAGTTGTCGCCTCCACAGCCGGGCGGCTCTTTAGAGATGACTTACTTTGAGCCGATGCCTGAGTTGATGCGAAAAGCAGTGAATCAAGTAGCGGATGCTCAATTTGATTGTGTTGTTTTTGATGTTTCAAAGGCACCGTTAACCAGCCGATTGATCGATGCCATTGTGGGTCCGCTGAAAGAGGCGGAGGGCCGCGGCCTTGAACCAAGAATTGTGGGCCCCGATTCACTGGAGTCTGTAATTAAGAACCATAAAGTCGGCAGTGGGTTTAGTGTGCACCGCACAGTTTCCGAAGCCATCATTGCACTTGATGAGCGCTTTTCTTAA
- a CDS encoding cysteine desulfurase-like protein: MHTLPLQDIIRSQFPGLTRKLGDKTVVFFDGPAGSQVPQSVADAVSHYMLHTNANGGGFFATSLESDALMEEAQVAAAGFFGASDPHEVIFGPNMTSLTLKLSRALKTQWQPGDEIILSSSEHDANFTPWVKAAESKGVVIKTIPLKQENCTLDQEAYLELLGPKTKLVAVGLASNATGTIHPIAKMAHAAHQVGAQFFVDAVHYAPHGLIDIEELGCDFLIASAYKFFGPHVGMLWGKRQLLENLPSEKLRPCDDGLPWSLMSGTPNLEGIAGVKAAIEYIASLSGLASEEPLRAHLKASFAAIESHEKKLLERLMLGLKETKFKILGIQEKELMNQRVPTLSLVHPTQTTERAAKYLAEQGIFTWSGNHYAVPFTEAMGIEPEGTLRVGLLHYNTEQEVDRLLVALKELDNV, from the coding sequence ATGCACACTCTACCCCTGCAAGATATAATTCGCTCACAATTCCCAGGGCTTACGAGAAAATTGGGAGATAAAACCGTCGTATTTTTCGATGGTCCTGCTGGCTCCCAGGTTCCGCAAAGCGTCGCAGATGCGGTCAGCCATTATATGCTTCACACCAACGCCAATGGCGGTGGTTTCTTTGCCACAAGCCTTGAGAGTGATGCCCTGATGGAAGAGGCGCAAGTTGCCGCGGCTGGTTTTTTTGGAGCGTCAGATCCCCATGAAGTCATTTTTGGTCCCAATATGACCAGCCTCACTCTCAAATTGAGCCGCGCCTTAAAAACACAATGGCAACCAGGTGACGAAATTATCCTCAGTTCATCGGAGCACGATGCAAATTTTACTCCCTGGGTAAAAGCGGCAGAGTCAAAAGGCGTTGTGATCAAGACCATCCCGCTCAAACAAGAAAATTGTACGCTTGATCAAGAGGCCTACCTTGAACTTCTAGGCCCTAAAACGAAGCTGGTGGCCGTGGGTCTGGCTTCAAATGCTACAGGGACTATTCACCCCATTGCCAAAATGGCTCATGCTGCTCATCAGGTAGGTGCTCAATTTTTCGTGGACGCCGTTCATTATGCACCGCATGGGCTCATCGATATCGAAGAGCTTGGTTGCGACTTCCTCATCGCCTCCGCTTATAAGTTTTTTGGCCCGCATGTGGGTATGCTCTGGGGTAAACGACAACTCCTTGAAAATCTTCCTTCAGAAAAGCTCAGACCTTGCGACGACGGTCTTCCATGGAGCTTGATGTCTGGTACACCCAATCTAGAGGGTATTGCGGGCGTGAAAGCCGCCATAGAATACATCGCAAGCTTAAGTGGCTTAGCTTCAGAGGAGCCGCTTCGTGCTCATCTTAAAGCATCTTTCGCGGCCATCGAGTCACATGAGAAAAAACTCTTAGAGCGGCTCATGCTTGGACTGAAAGAAACCAAATTCAAAATTCTGGGTATTCAAGAAAAAGAACTGATGAATCAAAGAGTCCCAACGCTTTCATTGGTTCACCCGACCCAAACCACTGAGCGCGCCGCCAAGTACTTGGCCGAACAAGGCATCTTTACCTGGTCCGGTAATCATTACGCGGTGCCATTTACTGAAGCGATGGGTATTGAACCAGAGGGAACGCTTCGCGTGGGACTGCTCCACTACAATACGGAGCAAGAAGTTGACCGGTTGTTGGTAGCCCTCAAAGAGCTGGATAACGTTTAA